The sequence below is a genomic window from bacterium.
TGGCTGCGCCCGGACTTCCAGTGCCGCGACCGGGCCGCCGCCCCGCGCGGGGTGCAGACCGCCCTGGAAGTGGAGGCGGAGACGCCCGCCCCGTCACCGGGAGCGGGCACCGCGTCCGCCGCCCCCAAGCGCCCCTGGCCCAAGGCCCTCAAGGACCAGATCCGCGCCGTGCGCGAGGTCCGCGCCCAGGGCGCCACCACGGTGGAGGAGATCGCCGCCCGCTTCAAGCGCGGTCCGCTCAAGGGCGTGCAGGCGGTGCTGGAGGCGCTGGAGCTGCTGGAGTGATTACAAGCTCACAATGAAGAGGTTGAAAGTGGACCATATGTTTGACTTGGCGGTCTCAAGGAGCAAGTGCAACAGGTGGTGGCGTAGCTTGCGATTCGGACTCGGCGAGGTTTTTCTCGTATGAGGCGTAGACTTCCAAGGGGCACTTGAACCCATGGACTTTGCGCGGCCGGGTGTTGAGCATCCACTCGAAGGCGTCGAGTTGCTCCTGGCTGTACTGGGACAAGTCAATGCCCTTGGGGAGGAACTGGCGGATCAGGCCGTTGGTGTTCTCGTTGGATCCGCGCTGCCAGGGGCTGTGGGGATCGGCGAAGTAGATCTTCAAACCGGTGCGCTCTCCCAGGGCTTTGTGACACGCCATTTCCTTGCCTTGATCGTAGGTCAGGGTTTGGCGCAGACCGCGCGGGATGCGTTCGAAGGCCCTGCTGAAGCCCTCCAGCGCCGCTTCGGCAGTGGACGCGTCGAGCTTGACCAAGAGGACCAGGCGGCTGGAGCGCTCCACCAGCGTGCCGACGGCGGAGCGGTTTCCAGCGCCCTTGATCAGGTCCCCTTCCCAGTGACCTGGCACAAGCCGGTCTTCCACGTCCGGCGGTCGCACGTGGATGCTGACCATGTCCGGGATCTGGCCGCGACGGTCCTGGCCTTGCGAACGGGGGCGCCGCGCCTTGTGGCCCTGACGCAGATTGGCCAGCAGGTCGGTGCGCAGTTGACCCAGCGGCATGGCATAAAGCGCGGTGTAGATGGTCTCGTGTGACACCGTGCGCGTCCGATCGT
It includes:
- a CDS encoding IS30 family transposase; amino-acid sequence: DRTRTVSHETIYTALYAMPLGQLRTDLLANLRQGHKARRPRSQGQDRRGQIPDMVSIHVRPPDVEDRLVPGHWEGDLIKGAGNRSAVGTLVERSSRLVLLVKLDASTAEAALEGFSRAFERIPRGLRQTLTYDQGKEMACHKALGERTGLKIYFADPHSPWQRGSNENTNGLIRQFLPKGIDLSQYSQEQLDAFEWMLNTRPRKVHGFKCPLEVYASYEKNLAESESQATPPPVALAP